In Hydractinia symbiolongicarpus strain clone_291-10 chromosome 13, HSymV2.1, whole genome shotgun sequence, a single genomic region encodes these proteins:
- the LOC130623059 gene encoding regenerating islet-derived protein 4-like produces MKFCYKAIQNNQFTEQVKVSYTVIPALCEPGWTYVKGNCYKPMDGCQAYNTAEQQCNSISAALPTVEGSAEAYFLEQTSASNKTWIGLTDVQSKGKWTWSSGSMSAYQKWLPN; encoded by the exons ATGAAATTCTGTTACAAAGCAATCCAAAACAATCAATTTACTGAACAAGTTAAAGTATCGTACACAGTTATTCCAG CATTATGTGAACCTGGTTGGACTTATGTAAAGGGGAACTGTTACAAACCAATGGATGGTTGTCAGGCATACAATACAGCCGAACAACAATGTAACAGCATCTCTGCAGCACTACCTACCGTCGAAGGATCTGCGGAAGCGTACTTCTTAGAACAAACTTCCGCCTCTAATAAGACATGGATTGGATTAACAGATGTTCAAAGTAAAGGAAAATGGACATGGAGTAGTGGATCAATGTCTGCGTATCAAAAGTGGTTACCAAATTAA
- the LOC130623060 gene encoding oncoprotein-induced transcript 3 protein-like: protein MRTHLTGISNTILTITECYNYTLHQESWRLYELDNNSNDQTNQSSCDARNLKYGWHRFDVGIGTKILSNWINAPNHCGTRSPGWLQGPHPEVDDDIVSQNLRYYKHYCGDKHGEVLVRNCGNFYTYRFVNIPYWSCQFGICLTT, encoded by the exons atgAGAACACACCTAACTGGAATTAGTAACACCA tATTAACCATTACCGAATGCTATAACTACACACTGCATCAAGAATCATGGAGGCTATACGAGCTGGATAACAACAGTAACGACCAAACTAATCAAAGTTCATGCGATGCTAGAAATTTGAAATACGGCTGGCATAGATTTGATGTTGGAATTGGCACAAAGATACTAAGCAACTGGATTAACGCTCCAAATCATTGtggaacaagaagccctggttGGTTGCAGGGTCCTCACCCTGAAGTAGATGATGATATTGTGTCACAAAACCTTCGGTATTACAAACACTATTGTGGAGACAAACACGGAGAAGTTCTTGTGCGAAATTGTGGAAATTTTTACACCTATCGTTTTGTTAATATTCCATATTGGTCATGCCAATTTGGAATATGTTTGACAACATAA